In one window of Janthinobacterium sp. 1_2014MBL_MicDiv DNA:
- a CDS encoding MgtC/SapB family protein produces the protein MVVFDFALRVAAALTLGAMIGAERQLRQRMAGLRTNALVSVGASLFVMVSVLEGDASGHMRIAAQVVSGIGFLGAGVIMREGMTVRGLNTAATLWCSAAIGILCGLGFALEAAIGTAFVLIANLVLRHLAQRINAHGSAAGIETESIYRVTAVCEAEQEVQVRNLMLRMISGMPALMLQSLHSEDAPQAGRIEVRADLLTPLSSLGLLEQIVSQVSLEGSVSAVRWALVNNAEFVAERGV, from the coding sequence ATGGTGGTATTTGACTTTGCGCTGCGCGTTGCCGCGGCATTGACCCTGGGCGCCATGATCGGCGCCGAACGCCAGCTGCGCCAGCGCATGGCGGGCCTGCGCACGAATGCGCTGGTGTCCGTCGGCGCCTCGCTGTTCGTGATGGTTTCCGTGCTCGAAGGCGATGCCTCTGGCCACATGCGCATCGCCGCGCAGGTGGTGTCGGGCATCGGTTTCCTGGGTGCCGGCGTCATCATGCGCGAGGGCATGACGGTGCGCGGCCTGAACACGGCCGCCACGCTGTGGTGCTCGGCCGCCATCGGCATCCTGTGCGGCCTGGGGTTTGCCCTCGAAGCGGCCATCGGCACGGCGTTTGTGCTGATCGCCAACCTGGTGCTGCGCCACCTGGCCCAGCGCATCAACGCGCACGGCAGCGCGGCCGGCATCGAGACGGAAAGCATCTACCGCGTCACGGCCGTGTGCGAGGCGGAGCAGGAAGTCCAGGTGCGCAACCTGATGCTGCGCATGATCAGCGGCATGCCGGCGCTGATGCTGCAATCCTTGCACAGCGAGGATGCGCCGCAGGCCGGGCGCATCGAAGTGCGCGCCGACCTGCTCACGCCCCTGTCCAGCCTGGGACTGCTGGAGCAGATCGTCAGCCAGGTCAGCCTGGAAGGCAGCGTCTCGGCCGTGCGCTGGGCGCTGGTCAACAACGCGGAATTTGTCGCCGAACGGGGAGTGTGA
- a CDS encoding efflux RND transporter permease subunit → MWMTKVSIQNPVFATMVMVALVVLGVFSYRGLGVESMPSVQFPFAAIEVNYPGASPEAVENDITRPIEDAVNTVSGIKTIRANSWEGRAGVYLEFELSTNMDKAMQDLRDKVALVRPRFPKEAKDPFIARAEGDNERPIATIVLTSTGHDLRSLSTMTEQIISKRFQGVAGVGQVKLRGLRARQILISMKPIELNAQGIGVDEVIRAIQATNTNLPAGSISHGAAEQLVRVEGKIKDAREFGKIIVARRASGPVYLDQVASVVDGEQEELSISRMNGQQAVTMEITKVQDANVVEVGTGILKVAADLQKTLPPDITLRVLDDESERVQSQLNNVKRTIIEGAVLTMVIVFLFLHSWRSTIITGLTLPISVLASFIAMKAFGFTLNFLTLMALSLCIGLLIDDAIVVRENIVRHLGMGKSHYKAANDGTNEIGLAVMATTFAIVAVFVPVAFMDGIIGRFFLQFGITVAVAVLVSLFVSFTLDPMLSSVWRDPVKDRFKYAPWLGRFMAWIETGIDRLHVWYGKVLGIALRWRKTTLATAVALFAGSLMLVPMIGGEMFPETDQGWVNLRFKTPVGSSLEYTDSKVRQVEAALKEFPEIDSLVANIGTPDGRNAAEVNLKLTDIKTHKRRSQQELERLIRERLAPIAGITLSVGNRPIFIAILGTDEGKLDEVAHRLMDKMRTIKGLADMEYSQEGANPSTTVKINNELASDLGLSVQQIGAALRPFVAGDTVSHWLASDGQNYDVNVQLPKSGRQKVADLADLSLASSKLDANGKPVMIPLRQVVEFVPSSSPQVLKRQALQRRVAIYAGVQGRPAGDVDADVQKAIKSIDLPPGVRFDVAGNAQQMAETMGGAMMALGIAVIFIYLVLASQFGSFLQPVAIMVSLPLSLIGVLLALLITGSTLNIFSVIGFIMLMGLVTKNAILLVDFTNQRQREGLGQFAALMEAGQVRLRPILMTTLAMVFGMLPMAIGMGDGGESQAPMGRAVIGGVITSTLLTLVVVPVAYTYLDSLGKRAARFFGGGDAHAHTDAHADDAKAPAGAAH, encoded by the coding sequence ATGTGGATGACCAAAGTCAGCATACAGAACCCTGTCTTCGCCACCATGGTCATGGTGGCGCTGGTGGTGCTGGGCGTGTTTTCCTACCGCGGCCTAGGCGTGGAAAGCATGCCCAGCGTGCAGTTCCCGTTCGCCGCCATTGAAGTGAACTACCCGGGCGCCTCGCCCGAAGCCGTGGAAAACGACATCACGCGCCCCATCGAGGACGCCGTCAACACCGTCAGCGGCATCAAGACCATCCGCGCCAACTCATGGGAAGGACGCGCCGGCGTCTACCTGGAATTCGAGCTGTCGACGAATATGGACAAGGCCATGCAGGACTTGCGCGACAAGGTGGCGCTGGTGCGCCCGCGCTTCCCGAAGGAAGCCAAGGACCCGTTCATCGCGCGCGCCGAGGGCGACAACGAGCGCCCCATCGCCACCATCGTGCTGACCTCCACCGGGCATGACCTGCGTTCGCTGTCGACCATGACGGAGCAGATCATCAGCAAGCGCTTCCAGGGCGTGGCCGGCGTGGGGCAAGTCAAGCTGCGCGGCCTGCGCGCGCGCCAGATCCTCATCAGCATGAAGCCGATCGAACTCAATGCCCAGGGCATCGGCGTCGATGAAGTGATCCGCGCCATCCAGGCCACGAATACCAATTTGCCGGCCGGCTCCATCAGCCATGGCGCGGCCGAACAGCTGGTGCGCGTGGAAGGCAAGATCAAGGATGCGCGCGAATTCGGCAAGATCATCGTGGCGCGCCGCGCCAGCGGTCCCGTCTACCTGGACCAGGTGGCCAGCGTCGTCGACGGCGAGCAGGAAGAGCTGTCGATCTCGCGCATGAACGGCCAGCAGGCCGTGACCATGGAAATCACCAAGGTGCAGGACGCCAACGTGGTGGAAGTGGGCACCGGCATCCTGAAAGTGGCGGCCGACCTGCAAAAGACGCTGCCGCCCGATATCACCCTGCGCGTGCTGGACGACGAATCGGAACGCGTGCAAAGCCAGCTCAATAACGTCAAGCGCACCATCATCGAAGGCGCCGTGCTGACCATGGTGATCGTCTTCCTGTTCCTGCACTCGTGGCGCTCGACCATCATCACCGGATTGACCCTGCCGATCTCCGTGCTGGCCAGCTTCATCGCCATGAAGGCCTTCGGCTTCACCCTGAACTTCCTGACGCTGATGGCGCTGTCGCTGTGCATCGGCCTGCTGATCGACGACGCCATCGTCGTGCGCGAAAACATCGTGCGCCACCTGGGCATGGGCAAGAGCCACTACAAGGCGGCCAACGACGGCACCAATGAAATCGGCCTGGCAGTGATGGCCACCACGTTTGCCATCGTCGCCGTGTTCGTGCCGGTGGCTTTCATGGACGGCATCATCGGCCGCTTCTTCCTGCAGTTCGGCATCACCGTGGCCGTCGCCGTGCTGGTGTCGCTGTTCGTCAGCTTCACGCTCGACCCGATGCTGTCGTCCGTCTGGCGCGACCCCGTCAAGGACCGCTTCAAGTATGCGCCATGGCTGGGCCGCTTCATGGCCTGGATCGAGACCGGCATCGACCGCCTGCACGTCTGGTATGGCAAGGTGCTCGGCATCGCCCTGCGCTGGCGCAAGACCACGCTGGCCACGGCCGTGGCCCTGTTCGCGGGCAGCCTGATGCTCGTGCCGATGATAGGCGGCGAGATGTTCCCCGAGACGGACCAGGGCTGGGTCAACCTGCGCTTCAAGACGCCCGTCGGCTCCAGCCTCGAATACACGGATTCCAAGGTGCGCCAGGTGGAAGCGGCCCTGAAGGAATTTCCCGAAATCGACAGCCTGGTGGCCAATATCGGCACGCCCGATGGACGCAATGCGGCTGAAGTCAACCTGAAGCTGACGGACATCAAGACGCACAAGCGCCGCTCGCAGCAGGAACTGGAAAGGCTGATCCGCGAACGCCTGGCGCCGATCGCCGGCATTACCCTGTCCGTCGGCAACCGCCCCATCTTCATCGCCATCCTCGGCACGGACGAGGGCAAGCTCGATGAAGTGGCGCACCGCCTGATGGACAAGATGCGCACCATCAAGGGCCTGGCCGACATGGAATACAGCCAGGAAGGCGCCAATCCGTCGACCACGGTGAAGATCAATAACGAACTGGCCAGCGACCTGGGATTGTCGGTGCAGCAGATCGGCGCCGCCCTGCGCCCGTTCGTGGCGGGCGACACGGTCAGCCACTGGCTGGCGTCCGACGGGCAGAACTACGACGTCAACGTGCAGCTGCCCAAGTCGGGCCGGCAGAAGGTGGCCGACCTGGCCGACCTGTCGCTGGCGTCCAGCAAGCTCGATGCGAACGGCAAGCCGGTGATGATCCCGCTGCGCCAGGTGGTGGAATTCGTGCCGTCGTCCAGCCCGCAAGTGCTGAAGCGCCAGGCCTTGCAGCGCCGCGTGGCCATCTATGCCGGCGTGCAGGGCCGTCCTGCCGGCGACGTCGACGCCGACGTGCAGAAAGCCATCAAGTCGATCGACCTGCCGCCCGGCGTGCGTTTCGACGTGGCCGGCAATGCGCAGCAGATGGCCGAAACCATGGGCGGCGCGATGATGGCGCTGGGTATCGCCGTGATCTTCATCTACCTGGTGCTGGCGTCGCAGTTCGGCAGCTTCCTGCAGCCGGTCGCCATCATGGTGTCGCTGCCGCTCTCCCTGATCGGCGTGCTGCTGGCCCTCCTGATCACGGGCAGCACCCTGAACATCTTCTCCGTGATCGGCTTCATCATGCTGATGGGCCTGGTCACCAAGAATGCGATCCTGCTGGTGGACTTCACCAACCAGCGCCAGCGCGAAGGCCTGGGCCAGTTCGCCGCGCTGATGGAAGCGGGCCAGGTACGCCTGCGCCCCATCCTGATGACGACCCTGGCGATGGTCTTCGGCATGCTGCCGATGGCCATCGGCATGGGCGACGGCGGCGAATCGCAGGCGCCGATGGGGCGCGCCGTCATCGGCGGCGTCATCACCTCGACGCTATTGACGCTGGTGGTGGTGCCCGTCGCCTACACCTACCTCGACAGCCTGGGCAAGCGCGCCGCGCGCTTCTTCGGCGGCGGCGACGCGCATGCGCACACGGATGCGCATGCCGACGACGCCAAGGCGCCCGCCGGCGCCGCCCACTGA
- a CDS encoding efflux RND transporter periplasmic adaptor subunit yields the protein MKNETLPPASPLAAPRRRRWRAPVLILVVLGLAGGGWTVMQTRQQAAKAAELQASKKKQQDKTPVHELAQGDVAAIDARALAVSLPLSGSLAPLTQATIKAKVSGVIHETTLQEGQSVAAGQILVRLDAADQRARLTQQQAMLDEAQARLSMAAKNENNSQALLKQKYISQTAYDTTQNSVDLARAGVKSNAAMVDIARIALADTVIRAPMAGIVSKRHVQAGEKVSPDMPVYTIVNLAQLTLEAPVPSAEIPRIKLGQDVHFKVDGFGARDFAGKVTRINPTTESGSRAIVVYIAVDNGDGALRGGMFAKGSIVTERSSVAPLVPLAAVRNEKQGPVVYALVNNKVVAQPVTLGLRNEDEGYAEVTSGLVPGAKVIVARLDGVKPGHGVTFAGAPAAPAAQPAVLARKD from the coding sequence ATGAAAAACGAGACTTTGCCACCGGCCTCCCCCCTTGCAGCCCCGCGTCGTCGCCGCTGGCGCGCCCCCGTGCTGATCCTGGTCGTGCTGGGCCTGGCCGGCGGCGGCTGGACCGTAATGCAAACGAGACAACAAGCGGCCAAGGCGGCCGAGTTGCAGGCGAGCAAGAAAAAACAACAGGACAAGACGCCCGTGCACGAACTGGCGCAGGGCGACGTGGCCGCCATCGATGCGCGCGCGCTCGCCGTGAGCTTGCCCCTGTCGGGTTCGCTGGCGCCGCTGACGCAAGCCACCATCAAGGCCAAGGTTTCCGGCGTGATCCACGAAACCACATTGCAGGAGGGCCAGAGCGTGGCCGCCGGGCAAATTCTCGTGCGCCTGGACGCGGCCGACCAGCGCGCCCGCCTGACGCAACAGCAAGCCATGCTCGACGAAGCGCAGGCGCGCCTGTCGATGGCAGCCAAGAACGAAAACAATAGCCAGGCCCTGCTCAAGCAGAAATACATTTCGCAGACGGCTTACGACACGACGCAGAATTCCGTCGACCTGGCGCGCGCCGGCGTCAAATCCAACGCCGCCATGGTCGACATCGCCCGCATCGCGCTGGCCGACACGGTGATCCGCGCGCCCATGGCCGGCATCGTCAGCAAGCGCCACGTACAGGCCGGCGAAAAGGTCTCGCCCGACATGCCCGTCTACACCATCGTCAACCTGGCGCAGCTGACCCTGGAAGCGCCCGTGCCCAGCGCGGAAATCCCGCGCATCAAGCTGGGCCAGGACGTGCACTTCAAGGTCGACGGCTTCGGCGCGCGCGACTTCGCCGGCAAGGTCACGCGCATCAACCCCACCACCGAGAGCGGCTCGCGCGCCATTGTCGTCTACATCGCCGTCGACAATGGCGATGGCGCGCTGCGCGGCGGCATGTTCGCCAAGGGCAGCATCGTCACCGAACGCTCATCCGTGGCGCCGCTGGTGCCGCTGGCGGCCGTACGCAATGAAAAGCAGGGCCCGGTCGTGTATGCGCTGGTCAACAACAAGGTGGTCGCCCAACCCGTCACCCTGGGCCTGCGCAACGAGGATGAAGGCTATGCGGAAGTGACGTCGGGCCTGGTGCCGGGCGCGAAAGTCATCGTCGCCAGGCTCGATGGCGTGAAACCGGGCCACGGCGTGACCTTTGCCGGGGCGCCCGCCGCGCCCGCCGCACAGCCGGCCGTGCTGGCGCGGAAGGATTAA